The Sorangiineae bacterium MSr11367 genome window below encodes:
- a CDS encoding cobalamin-dependent protein (Presence of a B(12) (cobalamin)-binding domain implies dependence on cobalamin itself, in one of its several forms, or in some unusual lineages, dependence on a cobalamin-like analog.): MPNKLQNAPLPSRPLAPYGDRDGDGMVQLSFTLQLPPSARAREAAKQLAEAHGIREPIVATMEECAQGYSYFVVYGHSQHTVDVASIEVPEVRTEALSREEIEHRITARLGRKIVVVGACTGSDAHTVGIDAVLNYKGYAGDKGLESYKGFEAYNLGAQVENEQLAERARALSADAILVSQVITQRNCHKENAGAFIDLAKKQGWRDNIVLLLGGPRIDHKLALELGYDAGFGPGTKPSDVASFLVEKICG; encoded by the coding sequence ATGCCCAACAAGCTGCAAAATGCACCGCTCCCCAGCCGGCCTCTCGCTCCGTATGGCGATCGCGATGGCGATGGCATGGTTCAACTCTCCTTCACGTTGCAGCTTCCGCCTTCGGCGCGTGCGCGCGAAGCGGCGAAGCAGCTGGCGGAGGCACACGGCATCCGCGAACCCATCGTGGCGACGATGGAGGAGTGCGCGCAGGGCTATTCGTATTTCGTGGTCTACGGGCACTCGCAACACACGGTCGATGTGGCCTCCATCGAGGTGCCCGAGGTGCGCACCGAAGCGCTCTCGCGCGAGGAGATCGAGCATCGCATCACGGCGCGGCTCGGTCGCAAAATCGTGGTGGTCGGCGCCTGCACGGGCTCGGACGCGCACACGGTCGGCATCGACGCCGTGTTGAACTACAAGGGCTACGCGGGCGACAAGGGCCTGGAGAGCTACAAGGGCTTCGAGGCGTACAACCTCGGCGCACAGGTGGAGAACGAGCAGCTTGCCGAACGCGCCCGCGCGCTGAGCGCGGACGCCATTCTGGTGAGCCAAGTCATCACGCAGCGCAATTGCCACAAGGAGAACGCGGGCGCGTTCATCGACTTGGCGAAGAAGCAAGGCTGGCGCGACAACATCGTCCTGCTCCTCGGCGGGCCGCGCATCGATCACAAGCTGGCCCTGGAATTGGGCTACGACGCGGGCTTCGGGCCGGGCACCAAACCGAGCGACGTGGCGTCGTTCTTGGTGGAGAAGATCTGCGGTTAG
- a CDS encoding dipeptide epimerase, translating into MKNATTVRHLEIHDLNITLREPFGISGGTQDAVRNLLVVAELADGTRGYGEAAPLPAFNGETQEIARAAIESVRARIEGCDVREWRAVAAVLRGAIPKVGSARCAIETALLDALTRRAGMPLWAFFGGREAELVTDMTIPTGTVARAGEATRTWAARGFRTFKVKIGGVALGEDIDRIVAVHEAAPNATLVADANAGLDAAVALELLDALERRGVRLALLEQPVAGTDLEGLARVTAAGKAPVAADESCASVEGAWTIASRGAANVLNLKLSKFGVAEALDIAAVARAAGLGLMIGGMVESKLTMSMSACFAAGVGGFTHIDLDTPLFMAEEPLDGGLEYDGATVKLRHIAAGHGVIPRR; encoded by the coding sequence ATGAAGAACGCCACCACCGTCCGTCACCTCGAAATCCACGACTTGAACATCACCCTGCGCGAGCCCTTCGGCATTTCGGGCGGTACGCAGGACGCCGTGCGCAACCTGCTCGTCGTGGCGGAGCTTGCCGATGGCACGCGAGGCTATGGCGAGGCAGCGCCACTTCCGGCCTTCAACGGTGAGACGCAGGAGATCGCCCGTGCCGCCATCGAGTCGGTGCGCGCGCGCATCGAAGGGTGCGACGTGCGCGAGTGGCGTGCGGTCGCCGCCGTGCTCCGCGGCGCGATCCCCAAAGTGGGTTCCGCACGCTGTGCCATCGAGACGGCGTTGCTCGATGCGCTCACACGGCGCGCGGGCATGCCGCTCTGGGCCTTCTTTGGCGGCCGCGAGGCGGAGCTCGTGACGGATATGACCATCCCCACCGGCACCGTGGCCCGCGCCGGGGAAGCGACGCGCACCTGGGCAGCTCGCGGCTTTCGTACCTTCAAGGTGAAGATCGGCGGCGTGGCCCTCGGCGAAGACATCGACCGCATCGTGGCCGTGCACGAAGCCGCCCCGAATGCGACCTTGGTGGCCGACGCCAACGCCGGCCTGGACGCCGCCGTGGCCTTGGAGCTGCTCGATGCGCTCGAACGCCGCGGGGTGCGCCTGGCGCTGCTCGAGCAACCCGTCGCGGGAACGGATCTCGAGGGTCTCGCGCGCGTCACCGCCGCGGGCAAGGCGCCGGTGGCCGCCGACGAAAGCTGCGCCAGCGTCGAGGGCGCTTGGACCATCGCCTCCCGCGGAGCGGCCAACGTGCTCAACCTGAAGCTGAGCAAGTTTGGCGTGGCCGAGGCGCTCGACATCGCCGCCGTCGCCCGCGCCGCGGGGCTGGGGCTCATGATCGGCGGCATGGTCGAGTCCAAGCTCACCATGTCCATGTCCGCGTGCTTCGCCGCAGGGGTGGGCGGCTTCACCCACATCGACCTGGACACCCCACTCTTCATGGCGGAAGAGCCGCTCGACGGGGGGCTCGAGTACGACGGCGCCACGGTCAAGCTTCGCCACATCGCCGCCGGCCACGGCGTCATCCCGCGAAGGTAG
- a CDS encoding D-2-hydroxyacid dehydrogenase family protein — MRIAVLDDYPGVFPKTAAFARLAGHDVTVFRDTERDPDRLAARLRDADAVLLTQQRSRFPRTVIEKLPKLRFIAQTGAHTGHIDVAACAERGIAVLAAGKGTPSATAELTWALILASVRHLPFEVRALKEGAWQSTVGTGLRGKTLGVYGLGRIGAAVADVGRAFGMNVIALGRQNAGERAAFFASADVLTLHLPLNDATRGIVTAADLAQMKPTSLLVNTSRAPLIAPGALAGALEKGRPGFAAVDVYEDEPVLGGEHPLLRLPNALCTPHLGYAEMDTYEAYYGAAVDALLRATTAE, encoded by the coding sequence ATGCGCATCGCCGTGCTGGACGACTACCCGGGCGTCTTCCCCAAGACCGCTGCCTTTGCCCGCCTCGCCGGGCACGATGTGACCGTCTTCCGCGACACGGAGCGCGATCCCGACAGGCTTGCCGCGCGTTTGCGCGATGCCGATGCCGTCCTTCTCACGCAGCAGCGCTCCCGCTTTCCGCGCACGGTCATCGAGAAGCTGCCCAAGCTGCGCTTCATCGCGCAAACCGGCGCCCATACCGGCCACATCGACGTGGCCGCCTGCGCCGAGCGAGGGATTGCGGTTCTCGCGGCCGGGAAGGGCACCCCGAGTGCTACGGCCGAGCTCACGTGGGCGCTCATCCTTGCCAGCGTCCGCCATCTCCCCTTCGAGGTGCGCGCGCTGAAAGAGGGCGCCTGGCAGAGCACTGTCGGCACCGGTCTCCGCGGGAAGACGCTTGGCGTCTACGGGCTCGGGCGCATTGGCGCCGCCGTCGCGGACGTGGGGCGGGCATTCGGCATGAACGTCATTGCGTTGGGGCGACAAAACGCGGGTGAGCGTGCGGCTTTCTTCGCGAGCGCGGACGTCCTGACCCTGCACCTGCCCCTCAACGACGCCACCCGCGGTATCGTCACCGCCGCGGATCTCGCGCAGATGAAGCCGACGTCGCTCCTGGTCAACACGAGCCGCGCGCCGCTCATCGCGCCGGGGGCCCTTGCCGGCGCCTTGGAGAAGGGGCGTCCGGGCTTTGCCGCCGTCGACGTGTACGAAGACGAACCCGTGCTCGGGGGCGAGCACCCTCTTTTGCGCCTGCCCAACGCCTTGTGCACACCGCACCTTGGCTACGCGGAAATGGACACCTACGAAGCCTATTACGGCGCCGCCGTCGACGCGTTGCTTCGCGCTACCACGGCCGAGTAG
- the bfr gene encoding bacterioferritin — MKGDSKIIDLLNEILTGELTTVNQYFLHARMCENWGYQRLNEKIYKESIDEMKHADKLIKRILFLEGLPNVQRLGKVNIGQTPIEILKNDLAAEMQAIPLLNRIIQICRDTGDNGTEDLVKDILVSEEEHVDWLESQLELVKQLGEAHYLAQQIKE; from the coding sequence ATGAAAGGCGATTCGAAAATCATCGACCTCTTGAACGAGATCCTCACCGGCGAGCTGACGACGGTAAACCAGTATTTCTTGCACGCGCGCATGTGCGAGAACTGGGGTTACCAGCGGCTCAACGAGAAGATTTACAAAGAGTCGATCGACGAGATGAAGCACGCCGACAAACTGATCAAACGGATCTTGTTTCTCGAAGGGCTTCCCAACGTACAACGCCTCGGCAAGGTGAACATCGGTCAGACGCCGATCGAGATCTTGAAGAACGATCTCGCCGCGGAGATGCAAGCCATCCCGCTCCTCAATCGCATCATCCAAATCTGCCGCGACACCGGCGACAACGGCACCGAAGATCTGGTGAAGGACATCCTCGTGAGCGAGGAGGAACACGTCGACTGGCTCGAGTCCCAACTCGAGCTGGTGAAGCAACTCGGCGAAGCGCACTACCTCGCGCAGCAGATCAAGGAATAG